From the genome of Aspergillus chevalieri M1 DNA, chromosome 8, nearly complete sequence, one region includes:
- the PEX11 gene encoding PEX11 family protein (BUSCO:EOG0926436T;~COG:U;~EggNog:ENOG410PJZK;~InterPro:IPR008733;~PFAM:PF05648;~TransMembrane:1 (o141-159i);~go_component: GO:0005779 - integral component of peroxisomal membrane [Evidence IEA];~go_process: GO:0016559 - peroxisome fission [Evidence IEA]), whose protein sequence is MVADAVVYHPALAHYLRFVATTVGRDKIMRTLQYFSRFYAWYLLRTNRPQSAIEPFNAIKKQFGTTRKIIRIGKFLEHLKAAAIAADNKAPIDPVLRYLAIGRQLGYAGYLTLDTIGVVDTMGIKKLSYAKNLQENAYRCWMVGLIFSAVSSVYSLWRLQEKEKTVDRKEGEGVVEAKKIEKERSTARTQLVSDVCDLAAPVSALKYMDLDDGIVGIGGTISSLIGLQSQWRKTA, encoded by the exons ATGGTCGCAGACGCTGTTGTCTACCACCCTGCGCTGGCGCATTACTTGCGCTTTGTCGCGACCACCG TCGGTCGTGACAAGATTATGCGGACCCTGCAATATTTCTCGCGCTTCTACGCCTGGTACCTCCTGCGCACGAACCGCCCGCAATCCGCCATCGAGCCCTTCAACGCCATCAAGAAGCAATTCGGCACCACCCGCAAGATCATCCGCATCGGCAAGTTTCTCGAGCATCTGAAAGCCGCCGCCATCGCAGCTGATAACAAGGCCCCCATCGACCCGGTGCTGCGCTACCTGGCCATCGGTCGCCAGCTGGGCTATGCAGGATACCTGACGCTGGACACGATTGGGGTCGTGGACACGATGGGGATCAAGAAGTTGAGCTATGCGAAGAATTTGCAGGAGAATGCGTACCGGTGCTGGATGGTGGGGTTGATTTTCAGTGCTGTGTCGAGTGTGTACTCGTTGTGGAGGTTgcaagagaaggagaagacgGTTGATCGGAAGGAGGGTGAGGGTGTTGTtgaggcgaagaagattGAGAA GGAGCGCTCGACCGCTCGCACTCAGCTCGTTTCGGACGTTTGCGATTTGGCCGCGCCCGTCTCCGCCCTCAAGTACATGGATCTAGACGACGGTATCGTTGGTATTGGTGGTACCATCTCCAGTTTGATTGGTTTGCAGTCCCAGTGGCGCAAGACTGCATGA
- a CDS encoding putative alanine aminotransferase (COG:E;~EggNog:ENOG410PGK7;~InterPro:IPR004839,IPR015424,IPR015421,IPR015422;~PFAM:PF00155;~go_function: GO:0003824 - catalytic activity [Evidence IEA];~go_function: GO:0030170 - pyridoxal phosphate binding [Evidence IEA];~go_process: GO:0009058 - biosynthetic process [Evidence IEA]) codes for MVWQMRLVSSMRASPLLRRPILQGVSRPIALSTSRIMAQTTVQYTARQTLSTTVPRTRNLDLDNINPHVREAKYAVRGELAVKAEELRVRLAQGDKSLPFDSVIFANIGNPQQLDQKPITFFRQVLSLVENPSLLENPEALKKSFGYEQDVIDRAHTLLKDVQSVGAYSHSQGAPIVRDSIAKFIEERDGFPANPQDLYCSAGASSGVNTLLNVICNGPDAGVLVPIPQYPLYTATLSLLNAHCVPYLLEEEQAWGTNVKAIRESVMQAKSAGINVRAIVVINPGNPTGASLSPEDVKNVLELAAEENLVVIADEVYQTNVFAGEFTSFKKRLRQLQQEEPKKYNDVELASLHSVSKGMVGECGQRGGYFELVGFDPLVAAQIYKFVSIMLCPPVVGQCLLELMVNPPKKGDPSYELYQKEYNGIRDGLHKRALALYDAFRQMEGVECQEPQGAMYLFPTITLPTKAIEAAAEEGRAADEFYCMRLLEATGVCVVPGSGFGQKENTLHFRTTFLAPGTDWVERIVEFHNKFMAKYK; via the exons ATGGTCTGGCAAATGAGACTCGTGTCCAGCATGCGGGCAAGTCCGCTGCTGCGACGCCCAATTCTCCAGGGCGTCTCCCGGCCGATAGCCTTGTCCA CGTCGCGCATCATGGCTCAAACAACCGTGCAATATACCGCCCGTCAAACCCTCTCGACGACCGTTCCTCGTACTCGCAATCTCGACCTCGACAACATCAACCCTCATGTGAGAGAAGCCAAGTATGCCGTCCGTGGTGAGCTGGCTGTCAAGGCCGAGGAGTTGCGCGTGAGACTGGCACAGGGAGACAAGTCGTTGCCCTTCGACAGCGTCATCTTCGCGAACATTGGCAACCCGCAGCAGCTGGATCAGAAGCCCATAACCTTCTTCCGTCAAGTGCTCAGTTTGGTCGAGAACCCGTCGTTGTTGGAGAACCCGGAGGCGCTTAAGAAGTCGTTCGGCTACGAGCAGGATGTCATCGATCGCGCTCATACTCTTTTGAAGGATGTGCAGAGCGTGGGCGCATACAGTCACAGTCAGGGTGCCCCTATTGTTCGGGATAGTATCGCTAAGTTCATTGAGGAGCGTGATGGATTCCCCGCGAACCCTCAGGACCTCTACTGCAGCGCTGGTGCTTCGTCTGGTGTCAACACGCTTCTTAACGTGATCTGCAATGGCCCTGACGCTGGTGTGCTCGTCCCTATCCCGCAATACCCTCTCTACACTGCCACACTGTCTCTGTTAAATGCGCACTGCGTCCCCTACCTCTTGGAAGAGGAGCAGGCTTGGGGCACCAATGTCAAGGCTATTCGCGAGTCTGTGATGCAGGCCAAGTCCGCTGGCATCAACGTTCGTGCCATTGTCGTCATCAACCCAGGCAACCCCACGGGTGCTTCGTTGAGCCCGGAGGACGTCAAGAACGTTCTCGAGCTCGCTGCAGAGGAGAATCTGGTGGTGATTGCGGACGAAGTTTACCAAACCAACGTTTTCGCTGGCGAATTCACCTCGTTCAAGAAGCGCCTCCGCCAGCTCCAGCAGGAGGAGCCTAAGAAATATAATGACGTGGAACTGGCTTCCCTTCACAGTGTCTCCAAGGGTATGGTTGGCGAATGCGGTCAGCGTGGTGGCTACTTTGAGCTGGTCGGATTCGACCCCTTGGTTGCTGCGCAGATCTACAAGTTCGTCAGTATCATGCTCTGCCCGCCGGTTGTCGGACAGTGTCTACTCGAGCTAATGGTGAACCCGCCTAAGAAGGGTGATCCCAGCTACGAGCTGTACCAGAAGGAGTACAATGGCATCCGGGACGGACTGCACAAGCGTGCGCTTGCTCTGTATGATGCTTTCCGACAGATGGAGGGTGTTGAATGCCAGGAGCCTCAG GGTGCCATGTACCTCTTCCCCACAATCACGCTTCCTACCAAGGCCATCGAGGCTGCCGCTGAAGAGGGCCGCGCTGCCGATGAGTTCTACTGCATGCGCTTGCTCGAAGCCACCGGAGTCTGCGTTGTCCCTGGATCTGGATTCGGTCAGAAGGAGAACACGCTACACTTCCGGACCACATTCCTTGCGCCTGGTACCGACTGGGTTGAGCGGATTGTGGAGTTCCACAACAAGTTCATGGCCAAATATAAGTAG
- a CDS encoding putative MFS phospholipid transporter (Git1) (COG:P;~EggNog:ENOG410PGCE;~InterPro:IPR020846,IPR005828,IPR036259;~PFAM:PF07690;~TransMembrane:11 (o84-103i110-132o138-160i181-208o214-233i253-274o308-327i334-354o360-377i398-420o435-453i);~go_component: GO:0016021 - integral component of membrane [Evidence IEA];~go_function: GO:0022857 - transmembrane transporter activity [Evidence IEA];~go_process: GO:0055085 - transmembrane transport [Evidence IEA]) — MEKTEVKPEESTLKAPELEGGAIDDAPPLENTQKSRWERSWPTIACGAGLFSDGYLNGVIGQVNTMLGQIYPDTYTKSPASQNVSSIAFAGTVLGQLAFGYMADHWSRKWALMISTIILIVFGALSAGAYGYHGSQYGLFAALTAYRFFLGVGIGGEYPAGSVAAAESTGELKKGHRNRWFIIFTNFQIDMGFVLAAFVPMILVLIFTEDHLRAAWRVALGLGVIPPLSLFYLRLKLNEPEEFNRERMRKFPIWLIIKFYWWRLTIISLVWFVYDFSTYSFSIYSSKWVSIILGDNAPLWKSFGLSTVIYLFYLPGSFGGAFVSDWLGPRSTLVLGVGLQGIIGFVMSGCYEYLATPKNVAGFVVVYGIFVSLGELGPGDNIGLCAAKSSATAIRGQYYGIAAAAGKIGAFVGTYVIPIIQKNAPNEVRSGQDPFFVSSALCIFSAVVAFFLFPKIGQDTITEEDQKFRAFLEANGYDTATMGNAEQTTTTITNPPEQ, encoded by the exons ATGGAAAAGACAGAAGTCAAGCCAGAAGAATCCACGCTCAAGGCTCCTGAACTGGAGGGAGGAGCTATCGACGATGCGCCTCCGCTGGAAAATACCCAGAAGAGTCGCTGGGAGCGCAGCTGGCCAACCATTGCCTGCGGTGCTGGTCTTTTCTCAGATGGCTATCTCAATGGT GTGATCGGTCAAGTCAACACCATGCTCGGCCAAATCTACCCAGACACCTACACCAAATCCCCCGCTAGCCAAAACGTCTCCTCCATCGCCTTCGCCGGTACGGTCCTGGGCCAACTCGCTTTTGGCTACATGGCCGACCACTGGTCGCGCAAATGGGCCCTAATGATTTCTACCATCATCCTTATCGTTTTCGGCGCCCTCTCCGCAGGCGCTTACGGTTACCACGGCAGTCAATACGGCCTTTTCGCAGCGCTTACAGCCTACCGATTCTTCTTGGGCGTTGGTATCGGCGGCGAGTATCCGGCTGGCTCTGTGGCTGCGGCGGAGAGCACGGGAGAGCTGAAAAAAGGGCATCGCAATCGGTGGTTTATCATCTTCACGAACTTTCAGATCGATATGGGGTTTGTGCTTGCGGCGTTTGTGCCGATGATTCTGGTGTTGATTTTCACGGAGGATCATCTGCGTGCGGCGTGGAGGGTTGCATTGGGTTTGGGTGTGATTCCGCCGTTGAGTTTGTTTTACTTGCGGTTGAAATTGAATGAGCCCGAGGAGTTTAATCGCGAGCGTATGCGCAAGTTTCCGATTTGGTTAATTATCAA GTTCTATTGGTGGCGTTTG ACTATCATATCCCTCGTCTGGTTCGTGTACGACTTTTCAACCTACTCCTTCAGCATTTACTCGTCGAAATGGGTGTCCATTATCCTGGGAGACAACGCGCCACTGTGGAAGTCGTTTGGTCTGAGCACTGTGATCTACCTCTTCTACCTTCCTGGTTCATTTGGCGGTGCCTTTGTCAGCGACTGGTTGGGCCCGCGCAGTACCTTAGTTCTTGGAGTTGGTCTTCAGGGGATTATTGGCTTCGTCATGTCTGGATGCTATGAGTATCTTGCGACGCCCAAGAATGTTGCGGGTTTTGTGGTCGTCTACGG TATCTTCGTTTCGCTTGGAGAACTAGGCCCCGGAGACAATATCGGACTTTGCGCGGCAAAGAGCAGCGCAACTGCTATTCGTGGTCAGTACTACGGTATCGCCGCAGCTGCGGGCAAGATTGGTGCTTTTGTAGGCACGTATGTCATCCCGATTATACAGAAGAACGCTCCGAACGAGGTTCGATCTGGTCAGGATCCTTTCTTTGTATCGAGTGCACTGTGCATTTTCAGTGCCGTCGtcgccttcttcctctttccgAAGATTGGACAG GACACTATCACCGAAGAGGACCAGAAATTCCGCGCATTCCTCGAAGCTAACGGCTATGATACTGCCACCATGGGTAACGCGGAGCAAACAACGACAACGATAACTAACCCCCCGGAGCAGTGA
- a CDS encoding putative plasma membrane antiporter (COG:P;~EggNog:ENOG410PJQZ;~InterPro:IPR006153;~PFAM:PF00999;~TransMembrane:11 (o12-30i37-55o75-93i105-129o135-157i178-199o245-267i334-352o364-381i402-419o446-469i);~go_component: GO:0016021 - integral component of membrane [Evidence IEA];~go_function: GO:0015299 - solute:proton antiporter activity [Evidence IEA];~go_process: GO:0006812 - cation transport [Evidence IEA];~go_process: GO:0055085 - transmembrane transport [Evidence IEA]): MLHPVLDVTDLNIVLTFSGIYILLFGFLSLKIKQRWYLGETLPAFITGIAFGPLGARFLRVNEWSYDKTTGTSEIAYGLSRLVIGIQLVKVGYELPKRYIKERLLELLICLLPLMMISWLVSAGCIMLMVPDISFLSSLIISSCITCTDPLLSQSIAKGPFSDTYVRRGLREFISAEAGLNDGFGFPFLLLAVSLLRYAETPANAFSLEQFDLERGVPAYLDSVGKGRFGGGGLVALGHWVLEGVGYMILLGGLVGGFVGILCRWGVGFGVRRWIDQEGFMLVPVAMGLMLTGLCGCIGSDETLACFMAGCTLNWNGAYRAEIQSRHDSFNTTLETLLNFATFLFLGAAMPWDQFHMPQSSGLTVSRLVGLGVMVMLFRRVPAMMLGYKFLGRGICRDWREGLFLGWFGPIGIGAISYVEYARRLFPRPGESDNEINRLTAVMRPVVYWLVLSSIIVHGLSVPVLNIFYKIFKVQPVRDHPVEIHLLSENEPLPNNSVLLDRQRQSIIVNNQFSRVSEASYLEGNTRDTARDDTGSIVCERVEVELSSIK; encoded by the exons atgCTCCATCCAGTCCTCGATGTGACTGACCTAAACATCGTCCTCACTTTCTCGG GAATCtacatcctcctcttcggatTCCTATCCCTCAAAATCAAACAACGATGGTATCTAGGCGAGACTT TACCCGCCTTCATCACCGGAATCGCTTTCGGACCCCTCGGTGCTCGATTCCTCCGTGTGAATGAGTGGAGCTATGACAAAACTACCGGAACAAGCGAGATTGCCTAT GGCTTATCCCGCCTCGTCATCGGCATCCAACTAGTCAAGGTAGGCTACGAGCTACCGAAGCGATATATTAAAGAACGCCTACTAGAGTTACTCATTTGTTTACTTCCGCTCATGATGATTTCGTGGCTCGTGAGTGCAGGATGCATTATGCTCATGGTCCCCGATATCTCATTC CTCTCCTCCCTAATAATATCTTCCTGCATAACCTGCACAGACCCCCTTCTCAGCCAATCCATCGCCAAAGGCCCCTTCTCCGATACCTACGTCCGCCGCGGCTTACGCGAATTCATCTCCGCGGAAGCCGGCCTAAACGACGGTTTCGGCTTCCCATTCTTGTTACTAGCTGTGTCGTTACTACGGTACGCAGAGACACCGGCGAACGCGTTTAGTCTGGAGCAATTCGATCTGGAGCGCGGGGTGCCGGCGTACTTGGATAGTGTGGGGAAGGGGCGGTTTGGGGGCGGGGGGCTTGTGGCACTTGGGCATTGGGTTTTGGAAGGGGTTGGGTATATGATTTTGCTGGGGGGTCTGGTGGGTGGGTTTGTTGGGATTTTGTGTAGGTGGGGAGTTGGGTTTGGGGTGAGGAGGTGGATTGATCAGGAGGGGTTTATGTTGGTTCCTGTTGCAATGGGT CTCATGTTAACCGGTCTTTGCGGCTGCATCGGCTCCGACGAAACCCTTGCTTGCTTCATGGCCGGTTGTACATTGAACTGGAACGGCGCGTATCGTGCCGAAATCCAGTCCCGCCATGACTCCTTCAACACAACCCTCGAGACACTCCTCAACTTCGCTACCTTTCTATTCCTGGGCGCCGCCATGCCATGGGACCAATTCCACATGCCCCAGTCTTCAGGGCTGACAGTGAGCAGACTGGTAGGACTTGGGGTGATGGTGATGTTGTTTCGGAGGGTTCCGGCGATGATGCTGGGGTATAAGTTTTTGGGAAGGGGGATCTGTAGGGATTGGAGGGAGGGGTTGTTTCTGGGGTGGTTTGGGCCTATTG GAATCGGGGCGATTTCATACGTTGAGTATGCTCGTCGACTTTTTCCGAGACCCGGGGAGAGTGATAACGAGATTAACCGTTTGACAGCTGTAATGAGGCCTG TGGTATACTGGCTCGTTCTGTCCTCAATAATCGTCCACGGTCTCTCCGTCCCTGTCCTCAATATCTTCTATAAGATATTCAAAGTACAGCCTGTCCGCGACCATCCTGTGGAAATCCATCTCTTGTCTGAGAACGAGCCGCTACCAAATAACAGTGTACTACTGGATAGGCAGCGACAGTCGATTATTGTGAACAACCAGTTCTCAAGGGTGTCAGAAGCATCATATTTGGAAGGTAATACGCGGGATACGGCACGAGATGACACGGGGTCAATTGTTTGTGAGAGGGTTGAGGTTGAGTTATCATCGATCAAATAA
- the acuF gene encoding phosphoenolpyruvate carboxykinase PCK1 (COG:C;~EggNog:ENOG410PI78;~InterPro:IPR008210,IPR013035,IPR015994,IPR001272;~PFAM:PF01293;~go_function: GO:0004611 - phosphoenolpyruvate carboxykinase activity [Evidence IEA];~go_function: GO:0004612 - phosphoenolpyruvate carboxykinase (ATP) activity [Evidence IEA];~go_function: GO:0005524 - ATP binding [Evidence IEA];~go_function: GO:0017076 - purine nucleotide binding [Evidence IEA];~go_process: GO:0006094 - gluconeogenesis [Evidence IEA]) — protein sequence MASSQNIHIPPGLPRESGPLYSDFFEQQVAKQRNNNYHSTSLVNMVATSVNRTALHPGGVQPGNRHTELEEELHEHAHIDYNRVAIIANPSVPALYEDALVYETGSAITSSGALSAYSGAKTGRSPSDKRIVKEESSEKDVWWGPVNKPMTTDVWRINRERAVDYLNTRNRIYVIDGYAGWDERYRIKVRVVCARAYHALFMRNMLIRPKREELEHFHPDYVIYNAGSFPANRFTEGMTSATSVAINFAEKEMVILGTEYAGEMKKGVFTILFYEMPVKHNVLTLHSSANEGQNGDVTVFFGLSGTGKTTLSADPKRALIGDDEHCWTDRGVFNIEGGCYAKCIGLSAEKEPDIFNAIRFGSVLENTVFDPITREVDYDDSTLTENTRCAYPIEYIDNAKLPCLSDSHPTNIILLTCDARGVLPPISKLTTEQTMFHFISGYTSKMAGTEDGVTEPQATFSSCFAQPFLALHPMRYARMLADKISQHKANAWLLNTGWVGAGATTGGKRCPLKYTRAILDAIHSGELANAEYEVYDVFNLPVPKSCPGVPSELLNPKNSWTASTSFKDEVNKLGKLFNDNFTKYADQATEDVIAAGPVVS from the exons ATGGCCTCGTCGCAGAACATTCATATACCCCCGGGTCTCCCTCGAGAATCTGGTCCTCTCTACTCAGATTTCTTCGAACAACaagtcgcaaagcagcgcaACAACAATTATCATTCTACTTCTCTAGTCAATATGGTTGCTACTTCTGTTAATCGTACCGCTCTGCACCCCGGTGGTGTTCA GCCGGGTAACCGTCACACTGAACTCGAGGAGGAACTCCACGAGCACGCACACATTGACTACAACCGTGTCGCTATT ATTGCAAACCCCTCTGTCCCTGCGCTCTACGAAGATGCTCTCGTCTACGAAACCGGCTCTGCCATCACCTCCAGCGGTGCTCTCTCTGCCTACTCCGGTGCCAAAACTGGCCGTTCTCCCTCAGATAAGCGGATTGTCAAGGAGGAATCGTCAGAAAAGGATGTCTGGTGGGGACCCGTGAACAAGCCCATGACCACAGAC GTCTGGCGGATCAACCGTGAACGTGCTGTCGACTACCTCAACACGCGTAACCGCATCTACGTTATTGACGGTTATGCCGGCTGGGATGAGCGGTACCGTATCAAGGTCCGGGTTGTTTGCGCCCGTGCCTACCACGCTCTCTTCATGCGCAACATGCTCATCCGCCCCAAGCGTGAGGAGCTTGAGCACTTCCACCCCGACTACGTGATCTACAACGCTGGTTCTTTCCCCGCCAACCGCTTCACCGAGGGTATGACCTCGGCCACTTCCGTCGCCATCAACTTCGCTGAGAAGGAGATGGTTATCCTCGGTACCGAGTACGCCGGTGAGATGAAGAAGGGTGTCTTCACTATCCTCTTCTACGAAATGCCCGTTAAGCACAACGTCTTGACTCTGCACTCCTCCGCCAACGAGGGTCAGAACGGTGATGTTACCGTCTTCTTTGGTCTGTCGGGTACCGGCAAGACCACACTCTCTGCCGACCCCAAGCGTGCTCTGATTGGTGACGACGAGCACTGCTGGACTGACCGTGGTGTCTTCAACATTGAGGGTGGCTGCTACGCCAAGTGCATCGGTCTCTCTGCTGAGAAGGAGCCCGACATTTTCAACGCTATCCGCTTCGGATCGGTTCTGGAGAACACTGTCTTCGACCCCATCACCCGTGAAGTCGACTACGATGACAGCACCCTGACCGAGAACACTCGTTGCGCCTACCCCATTGAGTACATTGACAACGCCAAGCTCCCCTGCCTGAGCGACAGCCACCCCACCAACATCATCCTGTTGACTTGCGATGCCCGTGGTGTCCTGCCTCCGATCTCCAAGCTTACCACCGAGCAGACCATGTTCCACTTCATTTCTGGTTACACCTCCAAGATGGCTGGTACTGAGGACGGTGTCACCGAGCCCCAGGCCACCTTCTCGTCTTGCTTCGCTCAACCTTTCTTGGCTCTGCACCCCATGCGCTATGCCCGTATGCTCGCGGACAAGATCTCGCAGCACAAGGCCAACGCATGGCTTCTCAACACCGGCTGGGTTGGCGCTGGCGCTACCACTGGTGGCAAGCGTTGCCCGCTCAAGTACACCCGTGCTATCCTCGACGCCATCCACAGCGGCGAGCTCGCCAACGCAGAGTACGAGGTGTACGACGTCTTCAACCTGCCCGTTCCCAAGAGCTGCCCGGGTGTTCCTTCGGAGCTGCTTAACCCCAAGAACAGCTGGACCGCGTCGACGAGCTTCAAGGACGAGGTTAACAAGCTGGGCAAGTTGTTCAACGACAACTTCACAAAGTATGCGGACCAGGCAACAGAAGATGTGATTGCTGCTGGGCCAGTTGTTTCATGA
- a CDS encoding ATP-binding protein (COG:O;~EggNog:ENOG410PM8X;~InterPro:IPR027417,IPR003593,IPR003959;~PFAM:PF00004;~go_function: GO:0005524 - ATP binding [Evidence IEA];~go_function: GO:0016887 - ATPase activity [Evidence IEA]), giving the protein MGDISTEGKSESVQFAPTGSICQVHNLYQTKPDSRGRSSWTKEYPDDLVQPAENEESGQYVLVARNVKCYDGRKSLQVKSIVVQSQPLKTFLDDVMKGYPGITMKLDRVEFNRPFKPFVHRWERFVEARNNEQDMTTRSHVDLLYRVLDEELRDVISSRNNLVANGVISHDLLWTIFEPGDFVFSVVDGRKRAFSFESGDINPKNGKFEMEGKYIDFDGEDFGYVTHSMSVPAYEGTSAIAALPAFPLVYHSDHATIRRQLTARGKLWQDHRGYHYKQYEGIAKTYFCSREMKLSIKSRIVIDTKAYTTFNPNDEIYLDSDVSDELSDDQRMISTPIIRGYALKEKRWLEFYIDGVQDIKWDARAFDSLVLPHAQQDLKQLILAFADAHSEHLDGFDDIIQGKGRGVIMLLSGPPGVGKTLTAESVAEVMKVPLYVLSAGDLGTSASRVEASLKDILSIVPRWNAVLLLDEADVFMEARNSTDLERNELVSIFLRMLEYYEGFLFLTSNRAENIDPAFESRIHVSLRYPELNTASRRQIWTQFLGDAYIGGFSSQELDQMAEVALNGRQIKNVLRTAHLLARKQEAKLGFSHVQTILTLRGSGSGSTGDSWM; this is encoded by the exons ATGGGAGATATCTCTACCG AGGGAAAGTCAGAGTCTGTCCAGTTCGCCCCGACAGGCTCCATCTGCCAAGTTCACAACCTATACCAAACCAAGCCCGATTCGAGAGGTCGGTCCTCATGGACAAAAGAATACCCCGACGATCTCGTACAGCCTGCCGAGAATGAAGAATCAGGCCAGTATGTGCTGGTTGCACGGAATGTCAAGTGTTATGATGGACGCAAATCCCTCCAGGTCAAGTCGATCGTGGTGCAAAGTCAACCACTCAAGACGTTCCTGGACGACGTGATGAAGGGATATCCCGGCATTACAATGAAGCTTGATCGTGTCGAGTTCAACCGACCGTTTAAACCATTCGTTCACCGGTGGGAACGTTTTGTGGAAGCGAGGAACAACGAGCAGGACATGACAACCAGGAGTCATGTTGACTTGCTTTACAGGGTACTAGATGAGGAGCTTCGCGATGTTATATCTTCTAGGAATAACCTTGTTGCAAACGGTGTGATATCTCATGATCTCCTCTGGACTATCTTCGAGCCGGGTGACTTTGTTTTCAGCGTTGTGGACGGTCGCAAGCGCGCCTTCTCGTTTGAATCGGGCGATATAAACCCCAAGAACGGGAAGTTTGAAATGGAGGGAAAATACATTGACTTCGATGGAGAGGACTTCGGCTACGTGACACACAGCATGTCGGTGCCTGCTTACGAGGGAACGTCAGCTATCGCAGCGCTGCCAGCGTTCCCTTTGGTTTATCACAGCGACCACGCCACCATCCGGAGACAACTGACGGCACGTGGAAAGCTCTGGCAGGATCACCGGGGATACCATTACAAGCAGTATGAGGGCATTGCCAAGACTTACTTCTGCAGTCGAGAGATGAAACTCAGCATCAAAAGCCGCATTGTCATCGACACGAAAGCATACACTACTTTTAACCCGAACGATGAGATATACCTTGATTCTGACGTATCAGACGAGCTTTCCGATGATCAGCGAATGATTTCAACCCCCATAATTCGTGGCTACGCCCTGAAGGAGAAAAGGTGGCTGGAGTTCTACATTGACGGCGTGCAAGACATTAAATGGGACGCCCGGGCATTTGACTCCTTGGTACTGCCCCATGCACAGCAAGATCTCAAACAGCTGATTCTTGCTTTTGCTGATGCCCACTCTGAGCACCTCGATGGCTTTGATGATATCATTCAAGGAAAAGGCCGCGGTGTTATTATGCTTCTCAGCGGGCCACCTGGAGTGGGCAAGACTCTTACGGCAGAGAGCGTTGCAGAGGTGATGAAAGTACCTCTTTACGTGCTCAGCGCAGGTGATCTTGGAACGAGCGCCTCAAGGGTCGAGGCGAGCTTGAAAGACATTCTTTCCATCGTTCCGAGATGGAATGCTGTTCTCTTGCTTGACGAGGCTGATGTCTTCATGGAAGCCCGTAATTCAACTGATCTGGAACGGAACGAGCTCGTGTCCATCTTCCTGAGAATGCTGGAATATTACGAG GGATTTCTCTTCCTTACGAGCAACCGTGCGGAGAATATCGACCCTGCCTTCGAGTCCCGCATCCATGTGTCCCTACGCTATCCGGAGCTCAACACAGCATCGAGACGGCAAATCTGGACGCAATTCCTTGGTGATGCGTATATCGGAGGCTTCTCAAGCCAAGAGCTTGACCAGATGGCCGAGGTGGCACTTAATGGAAGACAGATCAAAAACGTGCTCAGGACTGCCCACCTTTTGGCGAGGAAGCAGGAGGCGAAGCTCGGTTTCTCACACGTCCAGACGATTCTAACTTTGAGGGGATCTGGCTCGGGGTCTACAGGAGACAGTTGGATGTAA